CGGTCCGTGCCGCGATTCATATACACATGATCAAAGTGAAAAGCCGAGGCCCGACCCGGATGCATCGTGCGGAGCCACAAAAAGTCATAGGACCGCACCGGCTCCCCGATGAGCGTCTCCATGATCTTTACGATGTTGCCACTGTGCGTCACCTTGCGCAACGCCGCACCTTCGCACATGGACTGCCAGAACGCACCCAAATCTTCCACCAACTCGCCCCGCCGACTCGTGTGCGACGATATGGCGTCTTCATACGGCTCCGCCAATTCACCCACGGCCGCCAGGCGCGCGATCACCTCCGCACGCGCCGCCAGCACATCTTCGATATTCAGCACCCCGCGCAAAAACAGATAGCCGTCCTCCGCCATCCGCGCCTGAAGTCCCTCCGAATCCGAAACCAGATCGGCGCTATCGCGCAACTCGGCGAGCATGCCCTCGGGGATGGGGTGCTGGTGGGTCGAAAGATTC
The Candidatus Hydrogenedentota bacterium genome window above contains:
- a CDS encoding phytanoyl-CoA dioxygenase family protein — encoded protein: MNIPANLSTHQHPIPEGMLAELRDSADLVSDSEGLQARMAEDGYLFLRGVLNIEDVLAARAEVIARLAAVGELAEPYEDAISSHTSRRGELVEDLGAFWQSMCEGAALRKVTHSGNIVKIMETLIGEPVRSYDFLWLRTMHPGRASAFHFDHVYMNRGTDRLFTVWTPLGDATLDEGPLLLVEDSHRWTDLHEEFRGLDVDKDKSRPGHVTLDPVSLATERGVHLLSANFKAGDVVIMPMFMLHGSLDNRSPVHRVRFSSDTRYQAASEPIDERWIGENPIGHGGGYGSMGGAKPATSDPLFR